From the genome of Desulfovibrio aminophilus:
CAACTTCGCGGACATGGTCAGCACCTCGGTGCGCGAGGGCGTGGACGTGCTCTTCTGCGGCGCGGGCCTGCCCCTGGACCTGCCCAAGTACGTCACCGAGGGGGCCAAGACCAAGCTCGTGCCCATCGTGTCCTCGGGCCGGGCCGCCGTGATCCTCTGCAAGAAATGGCTCTCGCGCTTCAACGTCCTGCCCGACGCCTTCGTGGTCGAGGGCCCCAAGGCGGGCGGCCACCTGGGCTTCAAGCCCGAGCAGGTGGACGATCCGGCCTACTCCCTGGAGCGCATCGTGCCCGAGGTCATTGAGGCCGTGCGGCCCTTCGAGGAGCAGTCCGGCAAGCGCATCCCGACCATCGCGGCGGGCGGCGTCTACACCGGCGAGGACATCTGCCGCTTCCTGGAGATGGGCGCGGCCGGGGTCCAGATGGGCACCCGTTTCGTGGCCACGGTGGAATGCGACGCCGACGAGGAGTTCAAGCAGGCCTACGTGCGGGCCAAGAAAGAGGACATCGTCATCATCCAGAGCCCGGTGGGCATGCCCGGCCGGGCGGTAAAGGGCCCCTTCCTGGAGGACGTTGCCCA
Proteins encoded in this window:
- a CDS encoding nitronate monooxygenase family protein, encoding MNLLKCLKDFPQLTIGDLTARLPIIQGGMGVGISLSGLASAVANEGGVGVISAAMIGNAEPDIAKDPTGAHIRALTREIRKARELTKGILGVNVMVALSNFADMVSTSVREGVDVLFCGAGLPLDLPKYVTEGAKTKLVPIVSSGRAAVILCKKWLSRFNVLPDAFVVEGPKAGGHLGFKPEQVDDPAYSLERIVPEVIEAVRPFEEQSGKRIPTIAAGGVYTGEDICRFLEMGAAGVQMGTRFVATVECDADEEFKQAYVRAKKEDIVIIQSPVGMPGRAVKGPFLEDVAQGNRKPRACAYKCIVTCDHTKSPYCIAQALVNAMKGKLKHGFAFAGANAWRVDSIVTVRELVNQLRDDFLRFCGKKD